Genomic window (Pseudomonas xantholysinigenes):
TGGCAATGCCCTGCCCCGGTGCGATAAGTGCCTTCTGGACACTCGATGGGTGGAAGGCCGCCCAGTGACGCCAACATGGAAATACCGACCTTGTTGATTTCATGCTGGGCGAACGGTGAAACGACGACGGACGCGTCCTGGCTTACTGACGGGACAGTATTGGCATAAGCAACCTGTGCCACACCTGCGACAAGCAGAAAAAAGCGGCAAACATTGGCTTCTTCATGGAGGTTTCCTTGAATGGATGGACTGACTGTCAACGGCTGGGAAACTTTCGTACTCCTCATTGCCGCCAGGCCACCTACTTTAAGGCGTACGCCCACTATCGCCTGTAGGCATACGCCCGGTTTGCCCAAGAATACCTGCTCGCGCAATGTAGGATTTTTATGCGAGACAACCAACAAAGCGAAGCTTTTCACACAAGCTAGTTACCCATGCCTGTCGTAATCAGGTGTCGCCGGAGCGAGTATTCCTTCACACCTTTACGTAATCCAGCGCTTTCAAGTCCGACGTCCAGCCTTACTCAGCATCCCCCGCTCGACGATGAACTCGATGATCGCCTGCAGCCCTTCTCCTTTCTTCAGGTTGCTGAACGTCCACGGCCGCTGTGGGCGCATGCGCTGGGTATCACGCTCCATCACCTCCAGCGAGGCCCCCACGTACGGCGCCAGGTCGGTCTTGTTGATCACCAAAAAGTCCGATTTGGTGATCCCCGGCCCGCCCTTGCGCGGAATCTTCTCGCCCTCGGCGACATCGATCACATAGATGGTCAGGTCAGCCAGCTCCGGGCTGAAGGTGGCGCTGAGGTTGTCACCACCACTCTCGACGAAAATCACTTCAAGATTGCCGAATTTGCGCGCCAGCGCCTCGACCGCGGCCAGGTTCATCGAGGCATCCTCGCGGATCGCGGTGTGCGGGCAGCCACCGGTTTCCACGCCGACGATGCGCTCGGGTTCCAGGGCGCCGGCCTCGGTGAGGATACGCTGGTCTTCCTTGGTGTAGATGTCGTTGGTCACCACGGCGATCTGGTAGTCATCGCGCATGGCCTTGCACAAGGCTTCGAGCAGCGCGGTCTTGCCAGACCCGACCGGGCCACCGACGCCGACTCGCAGGGGTTGCTGATAGTTTTGCATCTGGGCGGTCCTCAGGATCGGAACAAACGGGTGTACTGGGTTTCGTGACGCGATGAAGCGATGGCCAGCAATGGCAGGCCGCCGCCGAGCTGGTCGTCGTCCAGCGCCAGGGCCTGGTCGAGCACGGCGGGCAATTGCGCGCCAAGGTCGCGTAGCAGGGTCTGGGCGGCTTGCTGGCCAAACGGCACCAGCTTGATGCCAGCCATCACCGCCCCCTCCAACCAGGCAAAGCCATGGCCGAGGGCGAGCTGACGCAGCGGAATCGACCAATGCGCGCCCAACCAGGCCATGCCACCCAGTTGGCTGAGTTCGAGACTGGCACGCCAGGCCGGGTCCTGGCCCAGCTGCCAGCCATCGATCAGGCGCGCCAGGGCGCTGCCGCGCTGGGTCTCCTCCAGGCGTAGTTCGGCGGTCTCGCGATTGGCCAGCAAAAAACGGCTCCATTGCGCGAAGGCGCTTGCATCTTCTGCCAGGCACGCCTGGTACAGACGTGCCAGCACCGGCCAGTCGAGATGGCCAAGGGTGTCGCGCAGTTGCTCGCGCTGCCAACTGGCAAAGCCGGCGGCATCCTTCACCCAGCCGGCCTCCACGGCCCACTCCAGGCCCTGCGAGTAGGTAAAGCCCCCAACCGGCAGCCCCGGGCTGGCCAGCTGCAACAGGCGCAGCAACGCCAGGTCGCTGCTCATCAGCCGGCCAGCACCAGCGCGGCGCCGGCCAACATGCCGCCACCAAAGGCTTTCTGCAGGCCGGCGTGACGGCGCAGCAGGCAGCCAACGCCGAAACCTGCCGCCAGCAACAGGCCACTCACCGTCACAAAGCCGGCACTGAACAGCCAGAACGCGCTGGGCGTGGCCTCCACCCCATGGGCCCAGCCATGAAACAAGGCGAACACCGGCATGATTAGCGACAACAGCAACTGGCGGCTCGGCAACAGCATCGCTGCGCCTGCCACCAGCAACGAACCGACAATCATCTGTTCCATGCCGATGACATCACCAAACAGATGGCCACACACCGCACCGCCGAACATCGCCGCCAGGGTCGCCAACGGCAGGACCAGGGTGCGCCCGGTCAAGGCTGCGAGCACACCAGTGCCCAGCAGCATCAGCAAATGATCAAGACCGGTCAGCGGGTGCAGCAAGCCATCCTGCAGCGGATTGGCGTCGTGCCCGGGATGGGCGAAGGCCGGCAAGGCCACCATCAGCAGTACAAGGGCGAAAGTCTTTTTCATCACAAGCTCCAAGGGTCAGGAATGAGCGTTAAGGCGTACGAACGGGTGGTCATGGCTATGGGCGGTACTCTGGTAAGCGCCGGCCTCGGGCTCGAACGGCGCGTGCTCGGCTTCGACCTGCAGGCCCAGGCCGCGCAGCATGGCGTCGAGCACATGATCGCGCTGGTAGCGCAGCAAGCCTGGCTCGAT
Coding sequences:
- the ureG gene encoding urease accessory protein UreG — its product is MQNYQQPLRVGVGGPVGSGKTALLEALCKAMRDDYQIAVVTNDIYTKEDQRILTEAGALEPERIVGVETGGCPHTAIREDASMNLAAVEALARKFGNLEVIFVESGGDNLSATFSPELADLTIYVIDVAEGEKIPRKGGPGITKSDFLVINKTDLAPYVGASLEVMERDTQRMRPQRPWTFSNLKKGEGLQAIIEFIVERGMLSKAGRRT
- a CDS encoding urease accessory protein UreF, which produces MSSDLALLRLLQLASPGLPVGGFTYSQGLEWAVEAGWVKDAAGFASWQREQLRDTLGHLDWPVLARLYQACLAEDASAFAQWSRFLLANRETAELRLEETQRGSALARLIDGWQLGQDPAWRASLELSQLGGMAWLGAHWSIPLRQLALGHGFAWLEGAVMAGIKLVPFGQQAAQTLLRDLGAQLPAVLDQALALDDDQLGGGLPLLAIASSRHETQYTRLFRS
- a CDS encoding HupE/UreJ family protein; the encoded protein is MKKTFALVLLMVALPAFAHPGHDANPLQDGLLHPLTGLDHLLMLLGTGVLAALTGRTLVLPLATLAAMFGGAVCGHLFGDVIGMEQMIVGSLLVAGAAMLLPSRQLLLSLIMPVFALFHGWAHGVEATPSAFWLFSAGFVTVSGLLLAAGFGVGCLLRRHAGLQKAFGGGMLAGAALVLAG